The DNA window tttcttatagtgagggagccagaaataaacacaggattcgaggtgcagccccaccagggctgagtacagggggagaatcacttccctggtccttctGGCCGctcaaggaagaagaggaacaTCCTGGGAAATGCTGTATCTTCAGAATACAGCAATGATCCCCCTTCAAAAGGCCCAAAATGTGGCCAGCAAACacttgatgaaaaaaataacacagaagtACCCTGGAGCACAGCCTTTATTCAGAGGAAAGGAGTTGCCATGCCAAGCAGAACCTTAGCTCCACTGCTAATTCCACAAAGAAACTGCTTGGATGCACCAGCAGCAAAGGGAGAAGCCCTAAGGCAAGCAGGTAAATCAGTGACAGAACTTCAACAGCAGTGGCAAGATAGGCACTGCAGGAACCACAGCTCTGGATCCCCTGGCTTTGTAAAATATGCACCTCAGAAAAATACAGGCAGTAATTTCCTTTCTCTAAAAAACgcacacacaccaaaaaaaagaagacaaaagctTCTCCTTCAGAGGAGCCAGCCAGCACACTGTGCATAACTTTAACGTGCTTCCTCATGTGCGAAGTGCAGAAGGTTTCATTCATTTCCAAATGCAGCTTTCCACCAGGGCAATATTCATGGCTCCAGCTAGAGAGCTCCAGGCATCATAAGGACAATAAATAAACTCTGGATTCACATCAGTCTGAACTATTTTTATGGCCTGCGTTACAAATACATCCAAACATCCTGTCTCTCAAGCGTGAACTCTCACTACCGCAGCATCTATGTGAGGTACAAAGCGGTAATATTTTACTTCTAGGCAGTACGAAGATTCATTGCACTCGGTTGGAAGGAGGAGCTCCATGTGGTTTTCCCAAAGCGCCTGTATATTCAGTTGTAGGCGCTGGCTGTCACATAGACATGCTCTGGCTCTCCTGGGGCCACCAAGCTCATGGAGGAGCCCAGGGGAAAATGGAGAACCAAGCTGGGGTCTTTCCTTTCACCACTAGGCCATTTTCTCTGTGCCTTTGACTTTCAAGCAGTTTCCGAGCTTTCCAACAGCTGGTTCAGAGACACATTTTGCTTCTGATTCCATGAGTTTGCCGTCTTCTGTGAGCTGCAGGTGAAGCTGCTTTGGGAGTGATGTGGATGCAAGACTTGGCTTACTGCCTTTTGGCAGCACATGCCTCATTACGGTGCTTCTTAGCATAAATAAGTGCCCAGGCTCCTTCAGCCGAGCCACGAGAAGACTTCTTATTTGGTTCCACTTCTTATTggggctgcaccttgaatactgtgtttacTTTTGGCCCCCTtgctataagaaagacattgaggtcctgcagcatgtccagagaagagcgatgaaaatgatgaaggggctggagaacaagtgttgtGAGGTATGGCTGAGGGAAccggggatgtttagcctggagaaggctgaggggagaccttttaTGTCAGAAAGGTCCCATCTGAGAGGGAGGATGGAAACCAGCTTCCCAGCCCATGCTGAGACCCTGCATCCTGCCTTAGCTGGAAACCTGCAGAGGTTCTCCTCCCTCAACTGTCCTGCTGATCTTTTCAGTCTTGCCTCCCCTCACACTGTGTGTATTTCACCTCTACTGTAAAGGCTTCATGACATGCACTTGAGAGATCTGtgggttttaaaaacaaacagaagtgttgtggttttcttttttaaacaaaagaagacACCTGCGTGCACATCTCTGCTTGGGGAGAGGACAAGAGAACAAACACACGGCAGATGTTAGTCGTGCTGATTAGTGGATGCAGAAAGAAGTGGTGGCACCACGCCAAGCTTCACGGTTTCCAGAGGTGAGCAAGCCCAGGGCAGCggcaggacaggctgagggcaCCGACCACGCTGGATGCACGATCTGGGCTGGGAACGGTGGGACTGCATGTAGCTGGGCAGGAAGGAAACGCAATAAATATCTCCCTCCTGCTTTTGGGAGGAAGCCAGATGAAGCATTCCTGTCACAAAGGTGAAAGGCTTTCCACTCTAGCAGTATCTCAGGAAGATGTTAAAGCACCAGTTGCAAATGTTAAAAACTCAGCAGGCCGGGTATCCTGCATCTCAAATCTGAAACacataaataaatctgtattcAAAAATCCAAATTATTCATGCTGACATTCGGTAAGGCAAAGAACCCTGGAGAAGCTCCAGAGAATGAACAAGCTGATGTTGtgccagcattttaaaaaagtaaacagGATGGCCTTGTAAACAGGTGTGTCTGTTCGACAGTCATTCCATGCAAAATAATGACTGAAAAATATGTGATCCTATCGACAAAGACTTAAAGCAGAGAAATATAAATACTAGTCATCGGGGATTACAGACAATAGTCCTGTCAAACTAACACGATCATTTTTGTGGCACTGCATATATCAGAGCGTGAGCTGGCTGCTGCGGCGGCACGTGCGACCGAGGAACAAGGGCACCGGTGACCTGGCCAAGTGCAagggagcagaggagctgctccctgGGAAGTGACAGCGAGGATGTGCTTCTAGCAGGCAGTGCTAATATTGTAAAGCTGATGATCTGGAAGGAAACAAAGTCTTGATGGAtaatggctttaagttggagGAGGGGGATTctgactaggcattaggaagatattcttcatgatgagggtggtgagacactggccttggttgcccagggaagttgtggctgccccatccctggaggtgttcagggccaggttggatggggcttggagcaacctgatccagtgggaggtgtccctgaccatggctgGGAGGTGGAagtggatgagctttaaggtcccttccaacccaaaccattctctgattctatgaaagcacaATGTCCTGGAAGCCAGGGGCACGTCAGTGATCTGGAGCCCTTGGTGTCCCTGGGCAGTGGGGCCATGTGGCAGAAGGTGCCCCTCCTCTGCACTAGAGCCTGACTAGTACTGAGGAGGAGGCTTGGGGGACCAGAACAAACCAGTGCACGTGCTCTACATCCAACTTCCACACATGAGCTGGGGCCCGGACAGCCTGGCAGCGCCTGCCGTGCAAGGGATGAGCCTCCTCCCTGCCAAAATTATCCTACTAGGAAGAGACGAGTTCAAAAAGGGATTGGACAAGGCAGGGGAAAAAGCCTCAAGGGCTCAGCGTGGCAGCACATCCCATGCTGGCAGGGAGCATGCTTCTCTGATCCCCTGCTTGGCCCCTGCACAGCAGTGCAGGCTGAGCCTTTGCCCTCACCCAGTTGGTGAATCCCCGTTGGACTTACAGGTCACTGTGACAAGCAGCAGACCGTGAATTTCCACCGTGACTTTATGGGTAAAAGTCCTGTTTCTGTTCCCTGTTTAAACATTCAAGTGCTGGCAGAGACTGGATAAGAGGTTAAAGTCATTCTGCCTTTGAAATTCCTATTCCCACAACCAGAATAGCGTGTCCCAGTGCAGTGTCCCACGGGACACAGATGCATAAGAAGATCTGGACGTCAGCCGACAagtggaaaatggaaaatatgcctTAAAGCAAAAGGGACTTCCATCAGTTCAGTTTATCGTAAAAAAAGGATCAGGAAAGCTTGATCATAATATCCGACTCGTCTCTCTGGGACTAGCAACCTGGGGGCTTGCTCCCTGGCTGAGAAGATACAACGACTTGGTGAGAATTCAAGAAATGCAGCCTCGGTATAAGGTGCGATAAGAAAATCAACCTTTAGCACAAGCTCCTGGCCACTGGAATAGAGACCTGCCAGTGCAAGATCAACTGTTTTCCTAACAACAGTGCTTTAATTTACACAAGACCTAATTGAGGGCAGTCTGTGTCATGCAGGAAGTTACGCTGGCAAGCCCAGCCGGCCTCCCCGGCTCTATAATCTAcggaaaaaaaccctgcctgTATTTCCCTTCCTCCTGGCCAAGTGTGTGAAAGGTCCGGCCTGCCCCTCTGGAGGCGTTTTCGGGAGAGCCAGGTTGGCTTGGGAGGCAGCAGCCACGCTGTCCCAGGCCGTCCGAATCGCCCCAGTGTCCCTGCGCAGAGATGTTTTAGCTTTATAAGGAAGCCAGTCTGAAGGGAAGTTCTTCTGCAGTGAAGCAGCGTCCTACAGCTGAGTCTGCGTGTATGATGAACGCCAGGGATGTGACACACGTTCCTCTGACAGTTTTCTGCCTTCCTTCCCAACCAAAAGAGGGAGATGGAGCAGGGAACAGCCATCCCTGCGGTGCTCGGCCCTGCAGATTCCAGTTCCCCTGGCATCAGGCACAAAATCGGAGCCAGCAGCACACCCCGTGCCTTCACTCCAGCTCCTCGCTGCAGCCAGCGGCTCCTGAGAAAGTCAGGAGCTCCACATTGATTAGAAGCAAAAAGCAATCCTATCGGTCTGGCTCGTTTGTAGCAGAGCGGCTTTGCTTACCGTATAAGCTGCTTGTGCTTCCAGCTTTACTTTCTGCTCCCCAGCTCAGTGCTTTTCAAGGGCCCACACATCAAAATGGGTCAATTGCTGCCTCAGTCAGAGCTCTGTGGAAGGGTTTGTTCGGGGAGAAGGACCCACAGCCTCCACAAATAAGCTGGGTCTGATTAGCTCAGAGGCAAgcagtgcaggagcagctgcaggCTGTATCTGCTGAGTGGAGATTTCCTCACCCAGAAGATTGCTGACAGATGCTATTGAGTAAATACAGTGCTGGCTTTCACCACAAGTCAAAAGTGAAGCAAGAGACATGACAGTTGTCTTTAGGATAGCGCTTTATGTACTGACATGGTCCGTGGGCACGCATCCTCACtcttattgttgttattattattatgattggacttggtgatcttaaaggtcttttccaacctaaacaattctgtgattcttattCTCAGAGGGATCTTCTGTTGGGCAGATTATACGTCACAGCCCAAGGACAGAAAGTAGAGCAGGGACGGCTCCACAATGCCCAATTCCAAAGAGAAATGGACCAGACCGCACAACCTGGCCATTCAGAGGCGCCACGGTCCTGAGCAGATTGAAATACTTCTCTGAAGTGATGAATTAATGCTGAAGTAGCCAAGAAATTCAAAAGCAGAGAACTATGGAAGTGAAATCAGATCCATCTGGgatttacagcagcagcagaatacAAAAACTCTCTGCTCTTGTTCCTGAAATGCTGCCTTCTTGCTGTAGGCCTTGTAATAGTCTTTCCatgtattttgctttctggGGAAAAGCCATAATGCGTTTTCAATGAACAAGACACTTACTGCTCATGTTTGTACCCTGCTGACTCACTTCGTAACAGGTCTTTACACACAAGCCTGCAGCTCCAGCACTCAGCCGCCAGCATTCTCTGTGCATTTGAGTTTGAAGCTGCTCTGCAGCCTTACCCAAAGGGAAACGAGAGCCCTTACAACCCAAGAGATGAACACCAGTGTCCCACAGTTTGTGTAACAAGGTCTTTATTCAACAACAGGGAGTAAACAAATAACATCCCGAGAGAACAAGCAGAAACAAGGATTAGAGTGCTCAGGAAAAAGCAGTTGCCCTCCAGGCCACACCTGAAGATGGGATCAATACCAGATGCAAAGTCCTCTGCTCTGACTGAACAGAGAAATACTTCCGTCCAGGAGACAACGCCACTAGCAGCTCCACACAAGCCACACAGCACTAAATAAAACCAAGGCAAGGGCCTTATAACCCGTGTCTCCCTGGATAAGGGGTGTGGGTATGTGAAGGGAGGAATTCCTAGAAGGAATCCAGGTGTGGTGGTCGCAGCAGGAACAATAGCGGTAACTGCCATTCCACGGGTCTGGTTCATCTCATCTCTGGTATGGATGCATTGAGGCAGACTTGATGTTTGTTTTTATGCCACTCGGCATTTTTCCTGAAGAGACAAAAAAGTGGTGCAAAATCAGCTATATGAGAGGAGCTGTTATTTGCTGAGGAGCAAGCAAGAGTTGCAACAAGCCTGTCTCGGCTTTTCTTGTTCCACTCCCGGTACCACACTAGGCTTACCTGCTACAGCATGTTCCAGCTTCTGACCTAACACAACTGATCTCTTACAAGTTGGCATCTTCCTTTGCTGAGGAATCTCCTTGACGGCTCCTGTGCCTCCTGCTATCCCCTCAAATTATACCCTTGTTCCATCTTAAACAAGCCTTTCTCTTTGTCAGGAGGCTCCTACAGGACTGTGGGACTTGTTCAGTCTCATAGAGTTGCTGGCAGAGAAGTACCCAGACTGATCTCCGCTTCCATTTCAGAGGCAAACACAAGAGCCTGTATCCTCTTCCTGGTAGCATTATTTTTAGTCAGGGTGTATATTTAAATTACTAAGCCTCCCTCAGAACTCTTACTTTCTCTTAACCACATTCATGGGTTTTATTACTCTTTGCTGATACTGCTCACACACAGGAGTGTGTTCAAAGACATTGTACGGGCAGCTTACAACATGTGCACAGTACTAGGTAAAACTGAGAtgatcagaaaaacaaaaagacagtGGTTCaagagcagcacagaggagTGTGCAAAGAACATTCCTTCAGGAAGTGGACtagaccaggaaaaaaaaaaaaggacagctTCTGAAAATTGAAACTGTAGTGCAGCAGGACAAGAAAAGATTTGATTAGCAAATGGCTAAAAGAATAAAGATTATTAAACTTTCTCAAAAAGAGTGGGTCATTGCCTTCAATGAATTCACAGATAATCAGTGCGAACAGTCAGGAGACAAATACTGTTAGACATTACTCCACAAGGAAGAGTGAACAGGACTGTGTGCTTCACCcacatctggaatactgtgaACGGCTCTGGTGTTCCCAGTcttgaaaacaaacagagaagGTGCAGGCAAGAGTGATAAAGATGGTTCAAGATACATTACAATACTCGCACAAAGACAAATTAAACAGAATATGATTCATaagctggagggaaaaaaaaagatggacaAAGGGAGGAGGACATGACAGACTTCTGAAACATGAAAGGTAGCATGGAGAAAGTAATTGAGGAATGATTATTCGCCATTTCTCATAGCATGGGTGAAACGGAAACATTCAATAAAATTGTCAGGGAAAAGATTTAAACATAAAAAGGAAGGAGTTTCAAGCAAAATATGTGATAAAGCTGTGGGACATACTGCCATAGGTGCTGTAGAAGTCATAAAGGAACTGCAGAAACTGATTGCTGCTGCACCCACTACTCTCAAATCAAACTCTGGCTTAAAACACCTAAACAGCAACTGCTGTCAGGATATACTTTGTTCTTGTACTCAGCCTCAGCTGTGGGCGCTATCAAAAGCAGGATAGAGGGACTGGTTTTTGGTGAAACCCAGTCTAACTGCTCTTATCGAAAGGGAACTTCCCGGTAACAGAGGCTGGAGAAGCACTCTTGCTACCAGTGCACTCTGCCTGACATATGGAAGCAACTGTCTTCCCATCCTGGAGACTGTAGGCATGCAGTCACACGGGATGTCTTTGTTTCCAAATTACAATGgaaattactttctaattattacTTAACTACATAATTAACTCAAGATTAATATTGTTGCTCAAGTTCATTTCTGAGCAACACTCATTATGTGGGCAAGAAAATACCAATTTGGATACCTGATATCCAACATGTCAGTTAGCACGAATGTAAGAATGACAGGATGGGCCTAACCCTGTCAGTCCCCCAAGCCAAACCCATTCCTGACAGCAGAGAACATTTAAGGAGGAACATCAGAACAGGGCAAGCCTGTAGTGATACCTCTGCAGAACACCCCCTCAGCTCCTAACGCAGTGTGGCTTAGGGACTAGGAGTCAGGGATGGTATCTTCAGGATTAGCTGCTGACTGATTTTTCATCCAGAAATTTATCTACCTACTTTTCCAACTACCACCCTACCACAAGCTTGGTAATGTGCTCTACAGACTAACTCTTTAgtattcagaaaaatatctccCCTTCTGTTCTGAATCTCCAAGCCGATATTTTCATTGGTGCCCTTTCATCGTCCTTCTGCATGGCAGGAAACAGTGAACGATTAATCCCCACTCACGTGCTGTACACAATTTGGAATTTTACAGGCTTCCATATTTTCTTCTCCCTATACCAAAGCTCCCTATAGCAGAGAAGAGATCCCAGCTGCACACTGCAGGTGTGGGTGCCCGATGGATTTATACAATGGCTTAATGATACCCTCTCTCTTTGTTCCCTTTCTAGAAATTCCTAGCATTTGGGCTGCATTTTTGCCCCAACTGAATATCCAATTAATGTCTTTACAGAACTActatcaccatccctggaggtatttaaaagatgtgtagatgtggtgcttaagaacatggtttagtggtgaattTGGCAGGGTtgggtttacagttggacttggaTCTTAAAgttgtcttttccaaactaaacaattctgtgattcgaTGTATCTATTTCCCAAACAGAAGTAACTAGGTTAGAGTCAAGGTGCTGGACATGTAAAATCAAATTCCTTGGCCTATGAATTTCACTTTATATTTAATTCAAATGTAATCCACTAAGTGAAGTAATTTAATATATGAAATCCTTCTGTGACTCTTTACAgacagcttttgtttttcttcttacctTAAGTAACACATAATCATCAAACTTTTCTACTTCATTGCTTACCCACAAGTTCAATTTGACAGCAAAACTCTCTCTCTGCAAACCTACACCGTGTCTCCCTCTGCACTGATTCCCATGTTCACTAAATCCATTACGAAAATGGTATTGCAGTGAGTTAAGAAGATGACGCTGGATGGCTGGGATCCGTTTCAACCTCTGGCAATTTTAAGCACGTATTACTCCACTGTTACAACCTGACTCATGTTATCAAGGCCAGAGCCTCTTACTCGGTTACATGTGTAGGGTGACTGGGGAATGATCTCTGCATCTGCATTTGTCTTTCTTGCTCCCTGTATTTCAATTGCCCTCAGATATGCAACTTATTTACCTGGTTGTCCTGCTTGTGCTATCTGCACTCCTGCCAGCattggctgctgctgagctggagcaCCTGACATTGGGACCTGCTGCATGCCTGAGGCACTGGCAATGatagcagcagctcctggttgGCCTGTCTGGACGGCTCCTCCAGAGCCAGGGGGTCTCCGGTTTGACAGTCCTTTCCCAAAGGCCACAGCTGCTACAAGTGCATTGGTATCTGCAGGGTTGAAAGTCTGCTTGTTCTGTCGTAAACCTGTAGAAAAAGAAGTGATTTTGGAGCATTTTAGCAAGCAAGTCTAAAAAGTAGCATAGCTGGTCCTGAATttacttttctgctgttttggtgTAATAGAGATCAGCTTCCTACAAGCTGTCCTACAAGTCTCAgcacagtcaaagaaggtgcaAAATACAGGTTTAGTGGTGACCCAAGAGATTCTCCGCTGAGAGCAAGGCATATGCTGCTCAGGGAAGGGGGACAGAGGAAGCCAACTCATCCATGCCCATAAGAATGTTCCCACTGAAGGCTCTTCCATGCTCAGTCCAATGACAGGTAACAAGCATTGTACTTTAGATAAGCAATGGCAACATCCCCCTTTGAAGACTCATGAGCACCATGGTGTCTGCGAGTTTTTCTACTACAGACCTGTCCAGTATACTATTAATTTCAAAGAGCATGTAGAACCTTTGCTTGGGTCCTTGCTCACAAATATTTGTgtcaaagaagacaaaaaaaaaaacccattaccTTTGAGAGTTGTGCATAACACTCCCAGGAATAGTGAACAGCTGATGGCAGACACCGATAAAATAACAACCTCCAGCATCAGAATCACAACACAAAAACGTTGACCATGAGTCTGAAGCAGCCATCATCTAGAGCATGTCACACAAAAGCCTGCCAACAAACACACTGCGGACTCATTCAGAACAAAGCTAAGGGATTTCTCGTTCACTGCCACTCCACTTTCACAGCTCTTTTCATTAATCCAAGTTGATTGGgatgttttctttgtaaatacTTACCACCTCCTCAAAGAGGGATATGGCAAAGGGTCGGAATTACCTTCCTGCCATGCACAGGTCACACAAGCAGGCCACCCACAGGACCCCTTTTCAAATTAGGTGGCTCCAGGACAGCCAATCTTGCATCTTCTGGAATGCTCTCATCCAAGTTGCTCATCTGCATGTCCCATGCTTCAGGCTCTCTGATCTACCTATCATGCCTGCTGCTTGGACCACGTACTGCATGTCCACCTCAGTGACATACCTCCACTTTCAGATTCGCGCTCCTCCTTACTGATTTTCTCCAGCAGATTTGAGCACATTTTGTTCAGACTTTGGATCTGtttctgcaaaatgaaaaccaTCAGAAACTGCCAAGATACCTCCAACTCAGTACAAGTCAGCAAGGTGAACAAACTAGCTTTCTCTTCCCAGGGTCTGCGTAACCAAACATGCATTTTGGTAGCAAAGCTTAGAGAACCCTGTGCTAATGCATGCAGGAGGGCACTATGGGGACAGGAAAGCTTCTGCCTTTCTCCGAGTGGTCTGATGGCACCTTCTGTGAACAGCCAGGAGGCTGGAGACCCTTGGTTTGTGAAACTGTGAAGGAAACCAGCCCTCAGCTAGGGTCAGCTGTAGAAATCTCAAACAGAAAAGgacacagcaaaaaaagaaaacttttttttttttttccccgatgTAAGGGTGAAGGAAGCAGAGTAAAGGGGCATCTTGTGCCCTAGGGCTAAAAAGCAGAAGTATCGAACTCTCTTTCACTTACCTGTGCCACATCAGGACTAATTCGAGCTGCATCTGtgatcagctgcttctcctgctcctccacctCAGGGTCAGGCTTAGTTCGAAGATGGTCAGGCACAACCTCATGGCTGAACACGGGCACACGCCCCTCTGTCTGCCGCTGCAATAGTTGAACAAAGCACACTCAGAGCCTCCTTGTCCAGCCCAGCACTCAGACAGCTCCAGAGCAGAGGCCGCGGTGCTGGAACAAGGCTATCAACGTGCTGTGGGGAAACCTCGACCTGGAGTGCATGAAGAAGTTTCAACAATTTATCTAAGAATTTGCACGGTGCCCATTCAGTCAGAACAACCCACGGGGGTCGCAGTGCCTTCCCACCAGCATGGCCACGATCAGTTGAAATGTTTTCTCACTCCAGCAGAGACTAAAGGTTGCCAGCGCACACTGGAGGTTTTGTAACACACCCCATGCTGGTCAGATGACAAACAGTGCAAATCCAGATGCAAACATCTGACAGAAAAAGCACAGCTACAGTAGAGAAAACCAGGAGCTAGCAAGGACACCTCTGTTACACAACAAGATGCTATTCCTTTCAGCCCcaacataatgaaaataacataTTCATGACCAGGAACACCTCCTGTAAAGCTTATCTGGTCAAAGTCCTCAGCAAAGCAGCTCCCAGGCAGAAATACTCatcaccttttctttctctgcacccaGGGCTGAGGAATGCCAAGCACAAGGAATGGAAAACTGCAGCAGACACACAAGCGCTTTCTGTTACTGCAGGGCGAATACTCAGAGGGAAGTTTCTTACCATGATCTCTTCATCGCGGTCTGGAGACAGCACTAGGGGTATGATAACCTGGTTTCGCAACAGTGGGGTCTTCTCATGCTTTAGCACTTTATTCAAGGTGTTCAGCTGCCCTGAGAGCAACGCAAAGCTGTCCAGAACTGAAGGCCTgggaaaacaaataagaaaaacagaacatgGGAAGAGATGCCACAGATGGCTTTTATCTCTTGTTCATGTAAATGGCTGGGAGGTGAGGAAATAACAGGTGCTCCTCGGAGCAGCCTGCTCCAGACAGTACATAGTAGAACCTAGGGCTGAACGAGCAAGTGCAAACATATCTCAGTCCCTATTGCAAACAGCTCAAACGCTGCAAACATCACAAGCAGCACCACTGAAGTGGCAGTTGTTTAGAATTCCAGTAATATACACAAAAGCAATGCTTTCCTTATCACTAACTCTCCCTGTGCAATTCTACAGCAAGGTCTGAGAAACAATTTAACTCCCATGTAGTAGAGCCAGGAGAGACAATATTTATAGCATGGCTatccagactgaaaaataatgaagcaaaACAGCTGATAATCTTGTCAAGGA is part of the Phaenicophaeus curvirostris isolate KB17595 chromosome 8, BPBGC_Pcur_1.0, whole genome shotgun sequence genome and encodes:
- the MED8 gene encoding mediator of RNA polymerase II transcription subunit 8; translated protein: MQREEKQLELTLEALISQVADLKNSLVSFIYKLENEYDRLTWPSVLDSFALLSGQLNTLNKVLKHEKTPLLRNQVIIPLVLSPDRDEEIMRQTEGRVPVFSHEVVPDHLRTKPDPEVEEQEKQLITDAARISPDVAQKQIQSLNKMCSNLLEKISKEERESESGGLRQNKQTFNPADTNALVAAVAFGKGLSNRRPPGSGGAVQTGQPGAAAIIASASGMQQVPMSGAPAQQQPMLAGVQIAQAGQPGKMPSGIKTNIKSASMHPYQR